From a single Clostridium isatidis genomic region:
- a CDS encoding ABC transporter substrate-binding protein produces MKKIKQVVALCTSLLLLSSSLVSCSSKGNGNNKEERVLNVFNYGDYIDEDLIDKFEKETGIKVIYDTYETNEIMYQKVKSNPGAYDILFPSDYMIEKMIKEDMLEKLDFNNIPNYEYIGEQYKNLVYDPNNEYSVPYMWGTIGIIYNADNIKDNIDSWNNLWNEKYSGDILMFDSIRDTLAISLARKGYSINSTNPKEIEEAANELIKQKPLVQAYVMDEVKEKMVNGEANFATVYSGDAIYIQQDAPDINFKYVVPKEGSNIWFDAMVIPKGAVNKDEAEEFINFLSNPENAKQNVEYIGYSTPNVAAYELLDKEIQNNETAYPSEELLKKCEIYRDLGENIKLYDDAWLNVKMK; encoded by the coding sequence TTGAAAAAAATTAAACAAGTTGTTGCACTATGTACATCATTACTACTACTATCATCATCTTTAGTATCATGCTCATCTAAAGGTAATGGAAATAATAAAGAGGAAAGAGTTTTAAATGTATTTAATTATGGAGATTATATCGATGAGGATCTTATAGACAAATTTGAAAAAGAAACTGGAATAAAAGTTATTTATGATACTTATGAAACAAATGAAATAATGTATCAAAAAGTAAAAAGTAATCCAGGAGCATATGATATATTATTCCCATCTGACTATATGATAGAAAAAATGATTAAAGAAGATATGCTGGAAAAACTAGATTTTAATAACATTCCTAACTATGAATATATTGGTGAGCAATATAAAAATTTAGTTTATGACCCAAATAATGAGTATTCTGTTCCATATATGTGGGGAACTATTGGTATAATATACAATGCTGATAATATTAAAGATAATATTGATAGCTGGAATAATCTTTGGAATGAAAAATACTCTGGAGATATCTTAATGTTTGATTCTATCAGAGATACTCTTGCAATTTCATTAGCAAGAAAAGGATATTCTATTAACTCTACAAATCCAAAAGAAATAGAAGAAGCTGCTAATGAATTAATCAAACAAAAACCTTTAGTTCAAGCTTATGTTATGGATGAAGTAAAAGAAAAAATGGTTAATGGTGAAGCTAACTTTGCAACTGTTTATTCTGGCGATGCAATATATATTCAACAAGATGCACCTGATATCAACTTTAAATACGTTGTTCCTAAAGAAGGTTCTAATATTTGGTTTGATGCTATGGTTATTCCAAAAGGTGCTGTAAATAAAGATGAAGCTGAAGAATTTATAAATTTCTTAAGCAATCCTGAGAACGCAAAACAAAATGTTGAATATATAGGATACTCTACTCCAAATGTAGCTGCTTACGAACTATTAGATAAAGAAATTCAAAATAACGAAACAGCATATCCTTCAGAAGAACTTCTTAAAAAATGTGAAATATATAGAGACTTAGGTGAAAATATTAAACTTTATGATGATGCATGGCTAAATGTAAAAATGAAATAA
- the ndk gene encoding nucleoside-diphosphate kinase, with protein sequence MERSLVLIKPDAVERNLVGKIINMYEENGLKVVKLKMETISRSFAAKHYKDHIGKSFYEPLIEFITKGPLCAMVLEGENAIERIRKINGSTDPTKAEEGTIRKLFGTSIRENCVHASDSMESAMNEIELWFNNN encoded by the coding sequence ATGGAGAGGTCATTAGTACTAATTAAACCAGATGCGGTGGAAAGAAACTTAGTAGGAAAAATTATTAATATGTATGAGGAAAATGGATTAAAGGTTGTAAAATTAAAAATGGAAACTATAAGTAGAAGTTTTGCAGCTAAACATTATAAAGATCATATAGGAAAAAGTTTTTATGAACCTTTAATAGAATTTATTACTAAAGGACCATTATGTGCAATGGTTTTAGAAGGAGAAAATGCTATTGAAAGAATTAGAAAAATTAATGGAAGCACTGATCCTACAAAGGCAGAAGAAGGCACAATAAGGAAATTATTTGGCACTAGTATAAGAGAAAATTGTGTGCATGCTTCTGATAGCATGGAAAGTGCTATGAATGAAATTGAATTATGGTTTAATAATAATTAA
- a CDS encoding acylphosphatase — protein sequence MVRFHILAQGRVQGVGFRFFCQMNATSLGLTGWVKNLYNGDVEMEVQGDLDKINKFIDLVKEGNRFIRVDNLNVKEIDIKDKEKKFTAKY from the coding sequence ATGGTTAGATTTCATATTTTAGCACAAGGTAGAGTTCAAGGAGTAGGCTTTAGATTCTTTTGCCAAATGAATGCAACATCCCTAGGCTTAACAGGATGGGTAAAAAACTTATATAATGGTGATGTTGAAATGGAAGTTCAAGGTGATTTGGATAAGATTAATAAATTTATTGATCTTGTTAAGGAAGGTAATAGATTTATACGTGTAGATAATTTAAATGTTAAAGAAATTGATATAAAAGATAAAGAGAAGAAATTTACAGCAAAATATTAA
- a CDS encoding glycoside hydrolase family 73 protein: MRGLGTYRGIENYKIFNKRKNFKNKLILLSILFAASFIISFNILSKSRNNETYSSKIEFIEMVKEGALENYKKYGILPSITIAQAVVESDFGESTLAKEYHNLFGIKADESYTGEVVTFETMENYQDKITANFRTYDSYKASIKDHGRFLYENSRYSENGLFDSNDYIGQAEALERAGYATVTDENGELIYADILIGIIEEYKLYEIDEQL, from the coding sequence ATGAGGGGATTAGGAACATATAGAGGGATAGAAAATTATAAAATCTTTAATAAAAGAAAAAATTTTAAAAATAAATTAATACTATTATCAATATTGTTTGCTGCAAGTTTTATTATAAGTTTCAATATTCTATCGAAAAGTAGAAATAATGAAACTTATTCTTCAAAAATAGAGTTTATAGAAATGGTTAAAGAGGGTGCATTAGAGAATTATAAAAAGTATGGAATACTGCCCTCTATAACAATTGCGCAAGCAGTAGTAGAATCTGATTTTGGGGAATCAACATTGGCAAAGGAATATCATAATTTATTTGGAATAAAGGCTGATGAAAGTTATACTGGAGAAGTAGTTACTTTTGAAACTATGGAAAATTATCAAGATAAAATTACTGCTAACTTTAGAACATATGATAGCTATAAAGCTTCAATTAAAGATCATGGAAGATTTTTATATGAAAATTCTAGATATTCTGAAAATGGTTTATTTGATAGTAATGATTATATAGGTCAAGCAGAAGCTTTAGAAAGAGCAGGTTATGCAACTGTAACAGACGAAAATGGAGAATTAATATATGCAGATATATTAATAGGAATAATTGAAGAGTATAAACTATATGAAATAGATGAACAATTATAA
- the ppaX gene encoding pyrophosphatase PpaX → MIKAVLFDLDGTLLDTNELIYNSFDRTFKDKLGIILERNEIVSFFGIPLKDAFEYHLKKIDKFNKDILEDLINYYRSNNEEMHDKMCFAFDGVKELLTQLKAKGIKIAIVTSKRGKIAIRGMKIAGILEFIDVIVTPELTELHKPYAEPALKACLELSIAPKEAIIVGDSNYDILCGKNAGCKTCAVEYSYINKEKLKEANPDYFVSHPLEILNLIN, encoded by the coding sequence ATGATAAAAGCAGTATTATTTGATTTAGATGGAACATTATTAGATACAAATGAGTTAATATATAATTCTTTTGATAGGACTTTTAAGGACAAGTTAGGTATTATTTTAGAAAGAAATGAAATAGTAAGCTTTTTTGGAATTCCTCTGAAGGATGCCTTTGAATATCATTTAAAAAAAATAGATAAATTTAATAAAGATATTTTAGAAGATTTAATAAATTATTATAGAAGTAATAATGAAGAAATGCATGATAAAATGTGTTTTGCTTTTGATGGTGTAAAAGAGTTATTAACACAGCTTAAAGCTAAAGGAATAAAGATAGCAATAGTTACTTCAAAAAGAGGAAAAATTGCAATAAGAGGAATGAAAATAGCAGGAATTCTTGAATTTATAGATGTTATTGTTACTCCTGAATTAACAGAATTACATAAACCTTACGCAGAACCAGCTTTAAAGGCTTGTCTAGAACTTTCAATTGCTCCTAAAGAAGCCATTATTGTAGGTGATAGTAATTATGATATTTTATGTGGAAAAAATGCGGGCTGTAAAACCTGTGCAGTTGAATATAGCTATATTAATAAAGAAAAATTAAAGGAAGCTAATCCAGACTATTTTGTTAGTCATCCATTAGAAATATTAAATTTAATAAATTAA
- a CDS encoding putative ABC transporter permease, with translation MNFQLYELLLLFFIYSFLGWCLEVSYAAINTGKFVNRGFLYGVICPIYGIGAVIVIISLTPLINNILILFLGSVFLTSFLEFITGFILEKVFQNKWWDYSNLPFNIKGYICLRFSIYWGIGCVFIMKIIQPFIYTFIKALPIILGKFIITLMILLILIDIIATIITVLNLNKRLKLIDEISRNIKKLSDEIGQTISDTSLKVSEKISPIKEDLNNRKLILDELKVKYKEMFEKNIRSHNRILKAFPSLRSKKYNLILEKLKNYHIKK, from the coding sequence ATGAATTTCCAATTGTATGAATTGTTATTATTATTTTTCATATATTCTTTTTTAGGTTGGTGTTTAGAAGTTTCCTATGCAGCTATTAACACAGGTAAATTTGTTAATAGAGGCTTTTTATACGGAGTGATTTGTCCAATATACGGAATAGGAGCAGTAATTGTAATTATTTCTCTTACACCATTAATAAATAATATTTTAATTTTATTTTTAGGTTCAGTTTTCCTCACTAGCTTTTTAGAATTCATTACTGGTTTTATTTTAGAAAAAGTCTTTCAAAATAAATGGTGGGACTACTCCAATCTCCCTTTTAATATTAAAGGGTATATATGCCTCAGATTTTCTATTTATTGGGGAATTGGATGTGTATTTATTATGAAAATTATACAGCCTTTTATTTATACATTTATAAAAGCTCTTCCTATTATTCTAGGTAAGTTTATCATTACACTCATGATATTACTTATACTCATAGACATTATAGCTACAATAATAACAGTATTAAATCTTAATAAAAGATTAAAATTAATAGATGAAATTTCAAGAAATATTAAAAAACTTTCAGATGAGATTGGACAGACAATTTCAGACACAAGTTTAAAGGTTTCAGAAAAGATTTCTCCTATTAAAGAAGATTTAAATAACCGTAAATTAATACTTGATGAATTGAAAGTAAAATACAAAGAAATGTTTGAAAAAAATATACGTAGCCATAATAGAATATTAAAAGCCTTCCCAAGTTTAAGATCTAAAAAATACAACTTAATCTTAGAAAAGCTTAAAAATTACCATATAAAAAAATAA
- the treC gene encoding alpha,alpha-phosphotrehalase encodes MDKKNWWKSSVVYQIYPKSFKDSNGDGIGDIVGIIEELDYLNSLGVKVIWLTPIYVSPQNDNGYDIADYYNIDEMFGTIDDFKRLLNETHKRGMKLIMDMVVNHTSTENYWFKEALKGEDNPYHDFYIWRDKPNNWSSKFGGSAWEYVESLNKYYLHLFDVTQADLNWENPRVREEIFKMMRYWLDMGVDGFRLDVVNLLSKDQRFLDDDYSDATRDGRRFYTDGPRIHEYLNLMNKEVFSKYENIMTVGEMSSTNIENCIKYTNPDNKELDMVFNFHHLKVDYKNNKKWELMPFDFKALKDLLFTWQVQMEKGNGWNALFWCNHDQPRIVSRFGNDTVYREESAKMLGTVIHLMRGTPYIYQGEEIGMTNPNFESIEEFRDVESLNAYEILLKDGVDEKEVLDILNNRSRDTSRTPMQWNSEKNGGFTKGTPWINAAKNYTEINVKLEDRNGNSILNYYRKLIKLREESDIISEGKFIPVLEDHPQVLAYIREKDNKKIVVLCNFYEKSTFVDWDELKNIDKVLLTNSKENRIEGNKAFLGPYGSIVISINNL; translated from the coding sequence ATGGACAAGAAAAATTGGTGGAAATCATCAGTAGTATATCAAATTTATCCAAAGAGTTTTAAGGATAGTAATGGAGATGGAATTGGAGATATAGTAGGAATAATAGAAGAATTAGATTATCTAAATAGTCTAGGGGTAAAGGTTATATGGCTAACACCTATTTATGTGTCACCTCAGAATGATAATGGATATGACATAGCTGACTACTATAACATTGATGAAATGTTTGGGACCATTGACGATTTTAAGAGGCTTTTAAATGAAACTCATAAAAGAGGTATGAAACTAATAATGGATATGGTTGTTAACCATACATCAACAGAGAATTATTGGTTTAAAGAAGCTTTAAAAGGGGAAGATAATCCATATCATGATTTCTATATTTGGAGAGATAAACCTAATAATTGGAGTTCAAAATTTGGAGGATCAGCATGGGAATATGTAGAGAGTTTGAATAAATATTATTTACATTTATTTGATGTAACTCAAGCTGATTTGAATTGGGAGAATCCAAGGGTTAGGGAAGAAATATTTAAGATGATGAGATATTGGCTGGATATGGGTGTAGATGGTTTTAGGTTAGATGTTGTAAATTTATTATCGAAGGATCAAAGATTTTTAGATGATGATTATAGCGATGCAACAAGAGATGGAAGAAGATTTTATACAGATGGACCTAGAATTCATGAGTATTTAAATCTTATGAATAAAGAAGTATTTTCAAAATATGAAAATATAATGACTGTTGGAGAAATGTCATCCACTAATATAGAAAATTGTATTAAATATACTAATCCTGATAATAAGGAATTAGATATGGTATTTAACTTTCACCATTTAAAGGTGGATTATAAGAATAATAAAAAGTGGGAGCTAATGCCTTTTGATTTTAAAGCATTAAAAGATTTGCTATTTACATGGCAAGTTCAAATGGAAAAGGGAAATGGATGGAATGCATTATTTTGGTGTAATCACGATCAACCAAGAATAGTATCAAGGTTTGGAAATGATACTGTTTATAGGGAAGAATCTGCTAAAATGTTAGGGACAGTAATTCATTTAATGAGAGGAACTCCTTATATATATCAAGGTGAAGAAATAGGTATGACGAATCCAAATTTTGAAAGTATAGAAGAGTTTAGGGATGTTGAATCCTTAAACGCATATGAGATCCTATTAAAAGATGGAGTAGATGAAAAAGAAGTATTAGATATATTAAATAATAGATCAAGAGATACCTCAAGAACACCTATGCAATGGAATAGTGAAAAGAATGGAGGCTTCACAAAAGGAACTCCTTGGATAAATGCAGCTAAAAATTATACTGAAATAAATGTTAAATTAGAAGATAGAAATGGAAATTCAATTTTAAATTATTACAGAAAGCTTATAAAACTAAGAGAAGAAAGTGACATAATTTCAGAAGGAAAGTTTATACCTGTTTTAGAAGATCATCCACAAGTATTAGCTTATATAAGAGAAAAAGACAATAAAAAAATTGTTGTGCTATGCAATTTCTATGAAAAAAGTACCTTTGTTGATTGGGATGAATTAAAGAATATTGATAAAGTTCTTTTAACTAATTCTAAGGAAAATAGAATTGAAGGAAATAAGGCGTTTTTAGGACCATATGGATCAATTGTTATATCAATTAACAATTTATAG
- the treP gene encoding PTS system trehalose-specific EIIBC component encodes MGKFKQEALDLLELVGGKENIASLSHCVTRLRFVLKDEGKANVKEIEKLPTVKGTFTNAGQFQVIIGNEVKTFFDDFVKVSGVKGVSKEEAKKAAQQNMSLLQRIISGLAEIFVPILPAIITGGLILGFRNIIGDMKVFGDGTQALTDLYPVLAEIHSFLWILGEAIFHFLPVAITWSTVKKFGGSEILGIVLGITLVSPQLLNAYGYAAAVQEGTVPFWDFGLFTIDKVGYQAQVIPAMLSGILLSKLELSLRKYIPDVLKMIIIPFVALLVTLLLSYIVIGPVSRVLGDNIALVFNYLLTGPIKLLGAIIFGLLYAPLVITGLHHTFIAVDLQLIANNGGTMIWPLIALSNIAQGSAAVAMLIIYKKNAKLKSVAASAGISAWLGVTEPAMFGVNLKYKYPFYAALIGSASAAVVSILTGVLANSIGIGGLPGFLAIQPQYWVQFIIAMLVAVIVPAALTFVFDKKYSKDYQELVEAKESATMN; translated from the coding sequence ATGGGTAAATTTAAACAAGAAGCCTTAGACCTATTAGAACTTGTAGGGGGAAAAGAAAATATTGCAAGTTTAAGTCACTGTGTGACTAGGTTAAGGTTTGTACTAAAAGATGAAGGAAAAGCAAACGTAAAAGAAATTGAAAAATTACCAACAGTAAAGGGGACTTTTACAAATGCTGGACAATTCCAAGTTATCATTGGTAATGAAGTAAAAACATTCTTTGATGATTTTGTAAAAGTATCAGGGGTAAAAGGGGTATCAAAAGAAGAGGCTAAAAAAGCAGCTCAACAAAATATGTCACTTTTACAAAGAATAATAAGTGGACTAGCTGAAATATTCGTACCAATATTACCAGCAATTATAACAGGTGGTTTAATACTAGGATTTAGAAATATTATAGGAGATATGAAGGTTTTTGGAGATGGAACTCAAGCTCTTACAGATCTATATCCAGTATTAGCAGAAATTCATAGTTTCTTATGGATATTAGGAGAAGCTATATTCCATTTCTTACCAGTCGCAATAACTTGGTCAACAGTTAAAAAGTTTGGTGGTTCAGAAATTTTAGGTATTGTTTTAGGTATTACTTTAGTATCACCACAACTTTTAAATGCTTACGGTTATGCGGCAGCTGTACAAGAAGGAACAGTTCCATTCTGGGATTTTGGACTATTTACAATTGATAAGGTTGGTTATCAAGCACAAGTAATACCAGCTATGTTATCAGGTATTTTACTAAGCAAATTAGAACTTTCATTACGTAAGTATATACCAGATGTATTAAAAATGATTATTATACCATTTGTAGCATTACTAGTAACTTTATTATTATCTTATATTGTTATAGGACCAGTATCAAGAGTACTTGGAGATAATATAGCACTTGTATTTAACTATTTATTAACTGGACCGATTAAATTACTTGGAGCAATAATTTTTGGATTATTATATGCACCATTAGTTATTACAGGATTACATCATACATTTATAGCTGTAGACTTACAACTTATCGCAAATAATGGAGGAACAATGATATGGCCTCTAATAGCTCTAAGCAATATAGCTCAAGGTTCAGCAGCGGTTGCAATGTTAATTATTTATAAAAAGAATGCAAAACTTAAATCTGTAGCAGCATCAGCTGGTATTTCAGCATGGCTTGGAGTTACTGAACCAGCAATGTTTGGTGTTAACTTAAAATATAAATATCCATTCTATGCAGCATTAATAGGATCAGCATCAGCAGCTGTTGTATCAATACTTACTGGAGTTTTAGCTAACTCAATCGGTATAGGAGGATTACCAGGTTTCTTAGCAATTCAACCTCAATATTGGGTACAATTTATAATTGCTATGTTAGTAGCAGTAATCGTTCCTGCAGCATTAACATTTGTATTTGATAAAAAATATTCAAAAGATTATCAAGAGTTAGTTGAAGCAAAAGAATCTGCAACAATGAATTAA
- the treR gene encoding trehalose operon repressor, whose protein sequence is MKQVKYTEIYEYLKNKIISNDYKAGEKIPSENELTALFNVSRNTVRRAIDKLSFEGFVTSVHGKGVFVIEKHQLKFLVGGLQSFREASETNEVLYFTNLHTFEEIIIDEKLSKITGFPLGSKVIHIIRSRNIDGEETILDINYFLKDVVNGITKDIAIHSIYDYLENDLSLKIAGAQKIVSVEPASKLDKKYLELKKYNLVAIIKNYVNLDDGTLFEYTESRHRPDKFIFSTYAKRL, encoded by the coding sequence ATGAAACAAGTTAAATACACAGAAATATATGAATACTTAAAAAATAAAATTATATCAAATGACTATAAAGCTGGAGAAAAAATCCCTTCCGAAAATGAATTAACAGCATTATTTAATGTCAGTAGAAATACAGTAAGAAGGGCCATAGATAAACTTTCCTTTGAAGGCTTTGTAACAAGTGTTCATGGAAAAGGAGTATTTGTTATAGAAAAACATCAACTTAAATTCCTAGTTGGAGGGCTTCAAAGCTTTAGGGAAGCATCTGAAACAAATGAAGTTTTATATTTTACTAATTTACATACTTTCGAAGAAATAATAATAGATGAAAAACTTTCAAAAATTACAGGTTTTCCTTTAGGCTCTAAAGTTATTCACATTATTAGATCAAGAAATATAGACGGTGAAGAAACAATCCTTGATATTAACTATTTCCTAAAAGATGTTGTAAATGGGATTACAAAAGATATTGCTATACATTCCATTTATGATTACTTAGAAAATGATCTTTCATTAAAAATAGCTGGGGCACAAAAAATAGTTTCTGTTGAACCTGCATCTAAGCTAGATAAGAAATACTTAGAACTTAAAAAATATAATTTAGTAGCAATTATTAAAAACTATGTAAATTTAGATGATGGAACATTATTTGAATATACAGAATCTAGACATAGACCTGATAAATTTATTTTTTCTACATACGCAAAAAGACTATAA
- a CDS encoding potassium channel family protein: protein MNKVNLHRTFIGLLSLMNSIIIIIKLMYTMPYIVQETLLYINLIICIVFSADYFFRIVRSKNKFQFILNNKVDLISLIPLKYIDSLSNFTIIGHNINLIFNLIILIILILKFKNNIKYLVKENKFNYLLILTTIIIVLGAVVISLLEEMPFIDAIWWSFVTFTTVGYGDVLIESPLGKIVAILLMILGVGFISVTTSTMAVYIINKEGYKKQKKGYRENAIDLIKYNLDNIDDLSDKDLEDIYYTLKRLKHNKK, encoded by the coding sequence GTGAATAAAGTTAATTTACATAGAACCTTTATTGGTTTGTTGTCTTTAATGAATTCTATAATAATAATTATAAAATTAATGTATACTATGCCCTACATTGTGCAAGAGACTTTATTATATATAAATTTGATAATTTGTATTGTTTTTTCTGCTGATTATTTCTTTAGAATAGTTAGAAGTAAAAATAAATTTCAATTTATATTAAATAATAAGGTAGATTTAATATCATTAATTCCGCTTAAATACATTGATAGTTTATCAAATTTTACTATTATAGGACACAATATAAATCTGATTTTTAATTTGATTATTTTGATTATACTAATATTAAAGTTTAAGAATAATATAAAATATTTGGTAAAAGAAAATAAATTTAATTATTTATTAATTTTAACAACTATAATAATTGTATTAGGAGCTGTTGTCATTTCGCTTTTAGAAGAAATGCCCTTTATAGATGCTATTTGGTGGAGCTTTGTAACCTTTACTACTGTTGGATATGGAGATGTATTAATAGAAAGTCCCTTAGGAAAAATTGTAGCTATTTTATTAATGATATTAGGGGTAGGTTTTATCAGTGTTACAACAAGTACGATGGCTGTATATATAATAAATAAAGAAGGTTATAAAAAACAAAAGAAAGGTTATAGAGAAAATGCAATTGATTTAATAAAATATAATTTAGATAATATTGATGATTTAAGCGACAAAGATTTAGAAGATATATATTATACTTTAAAAAGATTAAAACATAATAAAAAATAG
- a CDS encoding aldose epimerase family protein: MCIEKVFINMRENSEIISFSLRNSKGFGIDFLNLGGVITDILVPDKKGNIENVVLKYEDLETYVTNPSYYGAIVGRTAGRIANGTTKLNDEVLTFNKNYGVNQGHGGPNGFTFKIFNVEVHENENEVSALLSYFSKDGEEGYPGNLKVNIIYTINENNEFKITYKAVSDKDTLVNLTNHSYFNLSGNCKEDILNHYLYVNSDFLIELNNNQVPTGRLLYVENTPFDFNIAKKIGRDIDRDDPQLAIGQGYDHPWMLNNEGDLKLRLVHKESGRVMDVYTNQKSVVLYTLNFPDDKVLDCGRKPNRRDAIAIETQNPPIGEDNIFTKYSILRKGEEYSKETIYKFSILNEK; this comes from the coding sequence ATGTGTATTGAAAAGGTTTTTATAAATATGAGAGAAAATAGTGAAATAATTAGTTTTAGTTTAAGAAATTCTAAGGGATTTGGAATTGATTTTTTAAATTTGGGAGGAGTAATTACGGATATACTAGTACCTGATAAGAAAGGTAATATTGAAAATGTAGTTTTAAAATATGAGGATTTAGAGACTTATGTTACTAATCCATCTTATTATGGAGCAATAGTTGGAAGAACTGCAGGCAGGATTGCAAATGGAACTACGAAGTTAAATGATGAAGTTTTAACCTTTAATAAAAATTATGGAGTTAATCAAGGGCACGGGGGACCAAATGGATTTACTTTTAAAATATTTAATGTAGAAGTTCATGAGAATGAAAATGAAGTTAGTGCTTTATTATCTTATTTTAGTAAGGATGGAGAAGAGGGTTATCCAGGAAATTTAAAAGTTAATATAATATATACTATAAATGAAAATAATGAGTTTAAAATAACTTATAAAGCGGTAAGTGATAAAGATACTTTAGTAAATTTAACTAATCATTCTTATTTTAATTTAAGTGGAAATTGTAAAGAAGATATATTAAATCATTATCTATATGTAAATAGTGATTTTTTAATTGAATTAAATAATAATCAAGTTCCTACAGGAAGATTATTATATGTAGAAAATACTCCTTTTGATTTTAATATAGCAAAGAAAATTGGAAGAGATATAGATAGAGATGATCCGCAATTAGCAATTGGACAAGGTTATGATCATCCGTGGATGTTAAATAATGAAGGTGATTTAAAATTAAGATTAGTTCATAAAGAATCTGGTAGAGTAATGGATGTATATACAAATCAAAAGTCTGTAGTTTTATATACATTAAATTTCCCAGATGATAAGGTATTAGATTGTGGAAGAAAACCTAACAGAAGAGATGCTATTGCAATTGAAACTCAAAATCCTCCAATTGGAGAAGATAATATATTTACAAAATATTCTATATTAAGAAAAGGAGAAGAGTATTCAAAAGAAACTATTTATAAGTTCTCAATACTAAATGAAAAATAA
- the thiT gene encoding energy-coupled thiamine transporter ThiT, whose amino-acid sequence MEILENIKGIMSNWTSIATIIGMLIIFFVFIKVKKVEFTSRLIAHIAITLAMTVVLEMIKVFQLPFGGSASIAGMLPIILISLIYGPIIGMFTGFLYGILNFIIGPAYILHPIQVIFDYILPFMAVGLSGFFKNNKFIAIAVGFFGMFVFNFTAGVIFWGSYAADYNLTPIVYSFIYNGSFILIDCLICMAVASVINIKSLIKRLKI is encoded by the coding sequence ATGGAAATTTTAGAAAATATTAAAGGAATTATGTCCAACTGGACAAGCATAGCTACAATAATAGGTATGCTAATTATATTTTTTGTGTTTATTAAAGTGAAAAAAGTTGAATTCACTTCAAGATTAATTGCTCATATTGCCATAACTTTGGCTATGACAGTTGTTTTAGAGATGATAAAGGTATTTCAATTACCTTTTGGTGGAAGTGCATCAATCGCGGGAATGCTTCCAATAATATTAATTTCATTAATTTATGGTCCTATTATAGGTATGTTTACAGGCTTTTTATATGGTATTTTAAATTTCATTATTGGACCTGCATATATTTTACATCCTATTCAGGTGATATTTGATTATATTCTTCCTTTCATGGCAGTGGGATTATCTGGTTTCTTTAAAAATAATAAATTTATTGCCATAGCAGTAGGATTCTTTGGAATGTTTGTATTTAACTTTACTGCTGGTGTAATATTCTGGGGAAGTTATGCTGCAGATTATAATTTGACACCGATAGTCTATTCTTTTATATATAATGGTTCCTTTATATTAATTGATTGTTTAATATGCATGGCAGTTGCATCAGTTATAAATATAAAAAGCCTCATTAAAAGACTTAAAATATAA
- a CDS encoding phage holin family protein: protein MEHNKVESGAMSWIIRLVMVAVILAIASFFTPGFSINGLWSFLIAAVVITVLDYLVERMMGDEISPLGRGLKGFVISAIIIYVAQFIVPNMRVSMIGALLAALVIGIIDAVIPGKSF from the coding sequence ATGGAACATAATAAAGTAGAAAGTGGAGCAATGTCATGGATAATAAGGCTTGTAATGGTAGCAGTGATTTTAGCTATTGCATCTTTTTTTACCCCAGGATTTAGCATAAATGGTTTGTGGTCATTTTTAATTGCAGCAGTTGTAATTACTGTTCTTGATTATTTAGTGGAAAGAATGATGGGAGATGAAATTTCTCCATTAGGAAGAGGATTAAAAGGATTTGTAATATCAGCAATAATAATATATGTTGCTCAATTCATAGTTCCAAATATGAGAGTTTCAATGATAGGAGCATTATTAGCAGCTTTAGTTATTGGAATTATAGATGCTGTTATTCCAGGAAAATCTTTTTAA